A stretch of the Lactuca sativa cultivar Salinas chromosome 9, Lsat_Salinas_v11, whole genome shotgun sequence genome encodes the following:
- the LOC111895478 gene encoding cyclic nucleotide-gated ion channel 4, giving the protein MNSRHRFSDDYSDTIDDYSGDETMEVGSTESKSSIHGGAFRRGVLLAWEQVYLLACIIGMFIDPLFFYTLSISDSWMCVFIDGWFAITVTVVRCMTDALHAANMWLQFKSNRWWRYDVGLRHDDRNSCNVSRKAFLFDLFVILPIPQVVLWVVIPALLKKGLTTEIMTVSLLVFLFQYLPKIYHSVCLLRRMQNLSGYIFGTVWWGIVLNLIAYLVASHAVGACWYLLGMQRVVKCLKEKCMETNGICVSRFLTCQNPVYYGTDKFVKDHTRLLWGSNKEARTTCLESEDGYGAYKWTLQLFTNDSRLEKILLPIFWGLMNLSTFGNLESTTDWLECVFIIIVLTMGLLLVTMLIGNIKVFLHATTSKKLAMQLKMRNIEWWMKRRQLPQSFRQRVRNYERQRWTAMRGVDECEMIHNLPEGLRRDIKYHLCLDLVRQVPLFQHMDNLVLENICDRVKSLIFTKGETIAREGDPVQRMLFIVRGHLQSSQVLRDGVNSCCMLGPGNFSGDELLSWCLRRPFIERLPPSSSTLVTLETTEAFGLEADDVKYVTRHFRYTFVNEKVKRSARYYSPGWRTWAAVAIQLAWRRYQHRLTLTSLSFIRPRRPLSRCSSLGEDRLRLYTALLTSPKPNQDDFDF; this is encoded by the exons ATGAACAGCAGGCATCGTTTTTCCGATGATTACTCCGACACAATCGACGACTACTCCGGCGATGAAACAATGGAAGTGGGGTCGACGGAGAGTAAGAGCAGCATTCACGGCGGCGCATTCCGTCGAGGTGTTTTACTGGCGTGGGAACAGGTTTATTTGCTTGCATGCATCATCGGTATGTTCATCGACCCGCTGTTTTTCTACACACTCTCCATAAGTGACTCCTGGATGTGTGTGTTCATTGACGGGTGGTTTGCTATCACCGTCACGGTGGTCCGGTGCATGACCGACGCCTTGCACGCGGCCAACATGTGGTTACAGTTCAAGTCGAACAGGTGGTGGCGTTACGACGTCGGATTACGACATGACGACAGGAATTCATGCAACGTGTCCCGGAAGGCGTTCCTGTTTGATCTCTTCGTCATCCTCCCAATCCCTCAG GTGGTGTTATGGGTAGTGATTCCTGCATTGTTAAAGAAGGGTTTGACGACAGAAATAATGACAGTTTCTTTACTCGTGTTCTTGTTTCAATACTTACCAAAGATTTATCACTCTGTATGCCTTTTGCGACGTATGCAAAATCTCTCAGGCTACATTTTTGGTACTGTTTGGTGGGGGATTGTTCTCAATTTGATCGCTTATTTAGTTGCCTCTCAT GCTGTAGGAGCGTGTTGGTACTTGCTTGGTATGCAAAGGGTTGTGAAATGCTTGAAAGAAAAATGCATGGAAACAAACGGGATTTGTGTCTCAAGATTTTTGACATGTCAGAACCCTGTTTATTATGGCACAGATAAGTTTGTGAAAGATCACACAAGGCTCTTATGGGGATCAAATAAAGAGGCGAGAACAACTTGTCTTGAAAGCGAAGATGGCTATGGAGCTTATAAATGGACTCTTCAACTCTTTACCAATGATAGCCGTTTAGAAAAGATACTTTTACCCATTTTTTGGGGACTCATGAACCTTAG TACGTTTGGGAACTTAGAAAGCACAACAGATTGGTTGGAATGTGTTTTCATCATCATCGTTCTCACAATGGGACTTCTTCTAGTCACCATGTTGATTGGAAATATCAAG GTgtttttacatgcaacaacatcaaAGAAACTAGCTATGCAATTGAAAATGAGAAACATAGAGTGGTGGATGAAGAGGAGGCAGCTCCCTCAAAGTTTCCGGCAAAGAGTACGTAACTATGAGCGCCAACGATGGACGGCAATGCGTGGTGTGGACGAATGTGAGATGATACACAATCTTCCTGAGGGTCTCAGGAGAGACATTAAGTATCATCTCTGTTTGGACTTGGTGCGACAG GTACCATTATTTCAACATATGGACAATTTGGTCCTTGAGAATATATGCGATCGTGTCAAGTCCCTCATTTTTACAAAGGGAGAAACG ATTGCAAGAGAAGGTGACCCTGTACAGAGAATGTTGTTCATAGTAAGAGGTCATCTTCAAAGCAGCCAAGTACTCCGAGATGGTGTCAACAGTTGTTGCATGTTAGGACCCGGAAACTTCAGCGGCGACGAGCTCTTATCATGGTGTCTCCGGCGGCCATTCATCGAGAGACTACCACCGTCATCATCAACGCTCGTGACTCTTGAAACAACCGAAGCTTTTGGGCTAGAAGCCGATGATGTCAAGTATGTAACGCGGCATTTTAGGTATACATTTGTGAATGAAAAGGTGAAGAGGAGTGCTCGGTATTATTCTCCGGGGTGGAGGACTTGGGCGGCGGTGGCGATTCAGTTGGCATGGCGAAGGTACCAGCATAGACTCACTTTGACGTCGTTGTCTTTCATTAGGCCGAGAAGACCATTGTCGAGGTGTTCTTCACTTGGGGAAGATCGGTTGAGGCTTTACACTGCTTTGTTGACTTCGCCCAAACCAAATCAAGATGATTTTGACTTTTGA